From one Planktothrix sp. FACHB-1365 genomic stretch:
- the minC gene encoding septum site-determining protein MinC produces MSLDTPTSELITTEPESPVSVLEVDPNLQVRFKREDGRLLLFLPPENNREDSETNLNNTWTELWQQLKHRLNGSEHAEQPQTEVHLIAENRLLDVRQLQDIAEALNEVQLQLKRVKTSRRQTAVAAVMAGYSVDQDAERETLTQSVSEPSPSTLAEPLYLKKTVRSGVDIRHPGTIVIFGDVNPGSSIIADGDIIIWGRLGGNVHAGAKGNRNSLIMALQMEPKLIRIADQVARGPETSPEQVYPEVAYINANGIRISHAREVAKARVLTLEP; encoded by the coding sequence ATGTCTTTGGATACCCCGACCTCCGAGTTGATCACCACTGAACCTGAATCTCCTGTGAGTGTACTGGAGGTTGATCCGAATTTACAAGTCCGGTTTAAGCGCGAAGACGGACGATTACTCTTATTTTTACCGCCGGAAAATAATCGTGAAGACAGTGAGACTAACCTCAATAATACCTGGACAGAACTTTGGCAACAACTCAAACATCGTCTCAATGGCAGTGAACACGCAGAACAACCCCAAACCGAGGTGCATCTGATCGCCGAAAATCGGTTATTAGATGTTCGTCAACTGCAAGATATCGCCGAAGCCTTAAACGAAGTCCAACTGCAACTGAAACGGGTTAAAACCAGTCGTCGTCAAACCGCCGTCGCCGCCGTCATGGCAGGATATAGTGTTGATCAAGATGCAGAACGGGAAACCTTAACTCAATCTGTCTCGGAACCTTCCCCATCCACCTTAGCAGAACCGTTATATTTGAAAAAAACGGTGCGGTCTGGGGTGGATATTCGTCATCCGGGAACCATTGTGATTTTTGGGGATGTTAATCCGGGTAGCTCGATTATTGCCGATGGCGATATTATTATTTGGGGACGTTTAGGGGGAAATGTCCACGCTGGAGCTAAAGGCAACCGTAACAGTTTAATTATGGCCCTGCAAATGGAACCCAAGTTAATTCGGATTGCGGATCAAGTGGCACGGGGGCCAGAAACATCACCCGAACAAGTTTATCCTGAAGTGGCTTATATTAATGCTAACGGTATTCGCATCAGTCACGCCAGGGAAGTTGCCAAAGCCAGAGTATTAACCCTTGAGCCTTAA